The sequence GCTCAAGGTAAGATTTGCCCTGCTTAGAAATACTGAGTATATCAAGGCAAGGATAGAAGACGTAAATGGCAAGCTGCTTAAGGACAATCTTGTAGACCTAAGCTACTTTACTAAATCAAGCCTAGCTGACAATGGTGGAGAGAACTGGATAAGCTTATACAAGGACGATTTCGAAGAGAACTCTTTATCTAAAGTTGTACTTAAGGCTAAGCTCAACATAGAGAAAGACGCGGTGCAAGAGGAAGGTGTGCCTATCTACTTTGATGATATCGCTCCCATCGTCAAGTCTATAGAGCTTGTAAGTGAAGGCGATGCAAAGTATGTAAAGCTAAGTGTTTCTGATAACATTGGCATAGATACTATAGGAGCTGAGCAAGTTAAAGAGATTGGCAAAGATGATGAAGGAGAGCCTATATACAAGGCGCATAAGTATAATGAGGTTAGTGGACTATACTACGGCGCTACTGAGTTCTATACAGAGGATGAAGGCAGAGTGACTGAGCAAGATGAAAAAGTTATTAAATCACTTGCAAAGCTTAAAGAGTCAAGTAAGGAGCACACTGTCTATATAAGAGTAGATGATATAGCTGACATTGAAAAGATACGCGTCTATGTAAAGGACCTTGCAGGTAACTGGTTAGATGAGGTAGTACTTGATACTAATTATAAAAAAGAAGGAAGTGTTAGCTTAAAACTCATAGGCGAGAACGCAGCCTTTACTACCGAAGCATCTAGCTTTACACCAAGCAAGTGGAGGAAGAATACTTATAAGCTTGAGAAAGGTGCTTATGGCAATTTAGAAATAAAGCTTGCAAAGAATGATAAGAACTATGCGATAGACACAGCCTTGGTCAATGGAGTAGAGATGAAGGATAGCTTTATCTACGATCAAGATCAAAGATTATACTATCTAGCATATAGATTCGAAGAAGATACAAGCTTCTTGGCGAGAGTAAAAGAAGAGAAAGAAAAGAAAAAGGACTTCCCTAAGGGCAATGCTTACCCTGCCATCTACCTAACACAGCCAGCTAACCTATGGACACTTAGTGAGAACGGGCCTCTTAATGATCAAGGAGAGGAGCCAGAGATAATTGATGGCAAGCTAGTGGTCAAGGGTGCTCTTGGCTTTACTAAGGTAGATGAGCTTAAGAAGCTAAGCCTAAGCATACTTGAGAGCACAAATAATAAGGTCTTAGTCAAGAAGGACATCACTAAAGAAGTAAAGGCTGAATATACTGGCGAGATCAGTAACGAGGAAGGCGTTGTATATGATGGGCTTGCACTAATCTTCGATACTAAGATAGATATGCCAAAGGCTTATAACGATATTAAGCTACAAGTAGAAGCGGAAAATAAGGATGGTAAGAAGACCGTTACAGCCCTAACACTTGCTTTTGATGAGAGCCCTGCGACATTTAACTATACTATCGATAAAAGAGATATAAAGAGTGCTTATGCGACTATAAGATATGCACTCTCTGATGACAATAAGAACACCGAGCTTAGCATCGATAGAGTGAGTTCAGATGACAATAACGATTACATTGAAACAGTTTTTAGAAAGACATATAACGAGTTTGACATTGACAGGCTAGGATCTATTAGATACATTTATAAAGACAAGTTCACTGTAAAGCTAAAGCCGGGCTATAACAAGTTTAAAGTTTCGATTAGTGAAGTGGGTACAGCTAGAGTTAATGAGAAGTACATCCTCATCTATATGCTTGACCCAAAAGTGAAGCTTAAGAACTTTAAATAAGGAGGCAGAGCATGAAAAAGAAATTAGAGATACTTATTGTACTAGTATTAGCTTTAGTTTTAGTTTTATCTATGGATATATCTGCAGCCTCATATAAGGACCTTGATGGACACTGGGCGAAGGACTATGTAGATGACAAGTTGGCTATAGAACTCTTTGATGAACATGGCGAAGTCTACGGAGCAAACGATGTGCTTACGAGAGCTGAAGTGCTTAAGGCTATAAATAAATTAACGCGCATTAATAAAGAAAGCAAGATTGACTTTGATGACATAGATAAGGACGACACTTATTATACTGAATTTAAGAAGGCGGCCTACACAGGCTTCATTGGTCTTAAGAGTAAGAAGGCAGAGCCTAAGCGCTTAGTAAGTAGAGCGGAAGCTGTGCATATGCTAGCCCTTGTTTATGGCATAGACGCAAAAGACTCAGCGAATGCTTTTACAGACTTAGAAGGAATTAGCGAGGCTGGATATATAGATGCATTCAAAGCACTTGGAGTAATAAGTGGCTACCCAGATGGAAAATTTAAGCCGAAGGATGCTATCAAGAGAGCAGAGTTCACGGCTATGGTGAGCGCCTTATACGCAAGGTTTGCTGCACCTTTAAGGTACCCAGCTTCATATAAAAACACAGATAAGACTAAGCTTAAGAGTTTACTTATACATGGTAGCACTTATGCGAATGAGGCAAGCGAGAATGAAAAGAATGAGTACAAGCTTGCTTATGCTAACGCAAAACTTATTTTAAATAACAAAAAGGCTATACAAGTAGAAGTAGATCTTGCTTGCGAGAAGCTTAGCAATGCTATAGACGCGCTTAATAAGGACTATGCTAGTCAAGGTAAGAAAGTTGAGCTTAAGGAAGATATGGACGAAAGAAATCCTAAAAGCGATTTAAAGAACTTAGTATATATGTCCGAAGCCTTGGAGAAGAAGCTTGACCTTGAATACTACAAAATTAACTATGAGAGAGCTTTGAAAGACTTTAAAGAGACTCTTGCGATGGCAAAGCAAGTTCTTGATGATGAATTTGCTAGCATGGAGGCCATAGCTGAATCGAAAGCGAAACTTGAAGATAAGCTAGATGGTCTTTATGCATCTAATAATGAACTTGAAGAGATAAAGGATGCTGCGACTAGATTAAAAGATCTCATTAAAGACAAGAAAGATGATAAGCTTGAAGAGCTGATTAAGAAGGCACAAATGCTTATAGTTTCGAAGCCTATGCATCAATGTGCAGACGAGATGATACTTAAGCTTAACGATGCAATAATCAAAGTCCTTGACGAACTTGATGATAAGGCAGCCATTGAAGAGATGGTCAAAGAGGCATTAGAGAACCTAGAAGACATTAGCAAGGGAAGGATCTTCTTCTTAGAAGATAGGTCTTACACACTTATGAGAACAATTAGAGCGAATAAGGACACGGACGGCGAGGAGTCAAAGGAAACTTTGCTTAACGCACTTAAAGATGCCAGCAAAGTTAAGGAAGACTACGACACTGCCATAGAAGAACTTAAGGATATGCAAGCAGCTGCAGATGATTACGAAGGCCTACTAGCAGACCTTGGCCTAAACGAGAAGAATTCAGATAAGCTAGCAGCCATAGATATAATTAAGCATGTGAAGGGAGTTGCGGCTTCTAAGTCTAAGATCACAGACCTTGATAAGATATCTCAGCTTTGGGATAAACTTGATAGTACAGACGAGCTTCTTAAGGATGAGATGGCTCTTGATGATGAGTTAAGAAAGCTTGAAGACTTTATAAGCCTAAATAAGCTTAAACTGAAGGAAAGTGATACGGCTCTCATAGATGAAGCAGATGAAATGCTTGGAAGGGAAAAGCTTAGCGATGAGGAGCTTAGCGCAAAGAAGAAAGAGCTTGAAGAACTATTAGCTAAGCTATACAAAGCTGTGATTAGTAGAAAGGACGCAGAAGACACTTTAAAAACTGCTGAAGCAATTATCAAAGAGAATGCTACTTATAAGGCAGTACTTTTAAATAAAGAAGCTTTAAAGGCAGCACTTTC comes from Fenollaria sporofastidiosus and encodes:
- a CDS encoding S-layer homology domain-containing protein, which produces MKKKLEILIVLVLALVLVLSMDISAASYKDLDGHWAKDYVDDKLAIELFDEHGEVYGANDVLTRAEVLKAINKLTRINKESKIDFDDIDKDDTYYTEFKKAAYTGFIGLKSKKAEPKRLVSRAEAVHMLALVYGIDAKDSANAFTDLEGISEAGYIDAFKALGVISGYPDGKFKPKDAIKRAEFTAMVSALYARFAAPLRYPASYKNTDKTKLKSLLIHGSTYANEASENEKNEYKLAYANAKLILNNKKAIQVEVDLACEKLSNAIDALNKDYASQGKKVELKEDMDERNPKSDLKNLVYMSEALEKKLDLEYYKINYERALKDFKETLAMAKQVLDDEFASMEAIAESKAKLEDKLDGLYASNNELEEIKDAATRLKDLIKDKKDDKLEELIKKAQMLIVSKPMHQCADEMILKLNDAIIKVLDELDDKAAIEEMVKEALENLEDISKGRIFFLEDRSYTLMRTIRANKDTDGEESKETLLNALKDASKVKEDYDTAIEELKDMQAAADDYEGLLADLGLNEKNSDKLAAIDIIKHVKGVAASKSKITDLDKISQLWDKLDSTDELLKDEMALDDELRKLEDFISLNKLKLKESDTALIDEADEMLGREKLSDEELSAKKKELEELLAKLYKAVISRKDAEDTLKTAEAIIKENATYKAVLLNKEALKAALSMDDERAITKANEELKKEIARLIPIKLIYQGRDIEGETISFDMKSDMSVDEVRRLVYPMQMDKSALSSCKMKLSLGEGTKQDLAVRNAKEEIVTFRKPSMKDKIRIKFTFNFAGKAYECTLEYRSEDKAKRFKNIIGIYRALEGESIDEKFFKNYEGGEAKLFDIAKGEDASEALKVKILKDGELLSSKDTKLSKGVYDVIFYYLDDAEEVSASTSSKLIVDEAISTKDLLYVYDGDNASYIIPTKDASGNIIFGFKVKERCFAFPKTVKIFSQDSGVAFLNKDSKAELGVKFIDASGKELSTRADALKAKEIFLVLLEDAEGSLGDRNLSLKKGERYQVPIIK